From Burkholderia savannae, a single genomic window includes:
- a CDS encoding SRPBCC family protein has translation MKQQRIEIAEEFDAPVQQVFRFFSEHENLGSIFSPAKIRRISDGEPARNGVGSAREMRVPGAPPFVETVTAYLENELIEYRITRGSPLRDHHGVMRFVPIDERRTYFHYVITFEGKVPLVAPIVRHVLEGSIRRGIGKVTRRRLWA, from the coding sequence ATGAAACAGCAACGCATTGAAATCGCAGAAGAGTTCGACGCCCCGGTCCAGCAGGTCTTCCGCTTCTTCAGCGAGCACGAGAATCTCGGGTCAATCTTCTCGCCCGCGAAGATCCGCCGAATCAGCGACGGCGAGCCGGCGCGCAACGGCGTAGGCTCGGCGCGCGAAATGCGCGTGCCCGGCGCGCCGCCGTTCGTCGAGACGGTGACCGCCTATCTGGAGAACGAACTGATCGAATACCGGATCACGCGCGGCAGCCCCCTACGCGACCATCACGGCGTGATGCGCTTCGTTCCGATCGACGAGCGCCGCACGTATTTTCATTACGTGATCACGTTCGAAGGCAAGGTGCCGCTCGTCGCGCCGATCGTGCGGCACGTGCTCGAGGGCAGCATTCGCCGCGGGATCGGAAAAGTGACGCGGCGGCGGCTCTGGGCATGA